The Caldicellulosiruptor obsidiansis OB47 genome segment GTTTAATTCTATGTTGATTGTATTTAACTTGTGGAGTATAATTAAGAATATAATTAATCAAAAAACAAAATAAATAAAATTTAATGCAAATTTCTCTACTTGGGAGTGAAAGAAATGAATATTAACTTCAAAATAAAACCATTCTGGTTTTGGAACGGAAAAATAAATAATGATGAAATAGCAGAGCAAATAGCTCAGATGCATGAAAAAGGAATTGGCGGGTTCTTCATCCATCCACGTCAAGGTCTTGAAATACCCTACCTTTCTCATGAGTGGTTTGAAAAGGTTTCTGTTGCAATTGAATGTGCAAAAAAATATAACATGGAAGTGTGGCTTTATGATGAATATCCTTATCCGAGTGGAATTTCAGCTGGTGAAGTAATTGCTCAGCATCCTGAATATCAAGCTTTTATATTAGATTATAAGATTGTCGATGCAAAAGGTAATGAAGAGATTTGCATTGAAATTCCCATGAGCGAAGTTTTACTGGCAAGAGCTTATAAAGTAAGAAATAATGCTATAATATGGAATGAATACATAGACTTGATTGATAATATCGGTATAATCTACAAAGAACACATTTACCAAGAAAGTGGACTTACATTTTACAATAGAAAAAGATACTTTGTTGGAGATAATGCAAAAGTTCTCAAATGGAAAGCACCAAAAGGAGAGTGGAAAATATTTTTGTTTTACCAATATCCATTGAAAAACTTCAAATACTTTGGAACATTTATTGATCCTTTAAATAAAGATGCGGTAAAATTGTTTATTCAAACAACTCATGAAAAGTACAAAAAACATTTAGGACATGAATTTGGAAAAACAATCAAAGGAATTTTTACAGATGAAACAGCTCCAGTTTCCGTAAAACTTCCCTGGTCAAAACTGCTTCCTAAGCTTTTTGAGCAAACATATGGAGAAAATCTTATTGAGAAACTACCCCAAATTATTTGTTTAGATATATTTGATACAGCCGGTTCAAAAATTAAGTATCAGTTTTGGAAGCTTGTTGTGGATACATTTATTGAAAGCTACGACAAACAAATCCTTGAATGGTGCCACCAGAACAATCTTTTGTATGTGGGTGAAAAGCCAATTTTGAGAAGCTCACAATTAGCCTTTATGGATATTCCTGGAATAGACGCAGGACATCAAAAGGCTGGTGACATTCCCCAGGTTGTATCTGAAAACTACAGAGCAAATCCAAAGATAGCATCATCTGCCGCTCACTTTTATAAAAAGGAAAGGGTTTTGTGTGAATGCTTTCACAGTATTGGCTGGAGCATGACAATGCAAGATATGAAATGGATCTTTGACTGGCTAATACTGCAGGGAATAGATATGTTTGTCCCCCATGCCTTTTATTATAGTGCAGATGGACTTAAAAAGCATGATGCTCCACCTTCAGCCTTTTTCCAGATGCCATGGTGGAAACATCAAAAAGCAATGTCTGAGTATGTGGAAAACATTATAAAAATGATTAAAAATTGCAAAAGAAAAGTTGATGTACTTGTAGTAGACCCAATTACAAGCCAGTGGACTTGTTTTAACGACAGAAAAGTAAAAGAAAAGATTTCAAAGGATTTCTGTAGAATTCAACAAATTCTCTTAGAAGAAAATGTAGACTACTATGTGATTGACCAGTCATTAGTGGGGAGTTTGGAATGCAGGAATCAGAAAATCTATTATGACAATGAAAAATTTGAATTATTGATCATTCCACCTGTGACCAATTTAGAAAAAGAGGCTTACATGAAGATAAAAGATCTAATATTGAAAGGATGCAAAGTTGTATTTATTGGCTGTTTGCCATTCCAAAACATCGAAGATTTTGATGTTGCCAAAGATATTAGCAATTTTCTTGGAGTAAATCCTATGGACATCGCAAAGGCATATACAACAGATTCTAAATTGAACAATACAGTATTTCTTAACAGTTGTATCTTCATTGGTAATATAGAAGATTTAGCAACAAAAATTGACAAGATTTGTAAAAAGCCTGTAAGTGTATCATATGAATCTTCTAATGACCGTGGTATTCTCTGTGTTTACTTTGAGAACACAGAACATGACTTTTTATTTATTATAAACCCAACTAATGAAAAGAAGATCTGCAAGGTACACTTGAATTTCAATGCTGATGAGATAAATAAAATTTATTCGGTGCCTTTGACATCGCAAGATTCCGAAGAGGAAATAAATTTTGAAAATTCTTCAGAAAAAAAACAAATGGTTTTTTCCATGGATTTTGAGCCTTTTCAATCGTATTTAATTAAATTAGAAAAAAGCTGTGTTAAGAAAAATAACCACAAAAATAATATTGAAAAGAGAGCTTTTCAATACAAAATATCTCTTGAAGATCCCTGGAAATTTTCAATTGAGAGTTTAAATCCCTTAAGGCTTGGCAGATGGAATTTAAAATTGAATTTCAACAACGAAAATGAACAGTACTCAGTCACTTCAAAAATTCCAGTTGCCCCAAAACCGATAATTGACCAATTGGAAGAAGCAAAAATTGCAGTACCAATAAAAACAAAAAGTTTCTTTGGATGTCCAAAAGAAATAACGTTGCCAAGCTTTGAGGCAATATACACGACTCCATTTTTTGTAGATGCTAGAGACCAAAAATTCTGGCTTGTGATTGAAGATGAAAGTATAAAAGGTGAATGGTTTATACTTTTGAATGGTTACACTATTTTACCAAAAGATTTTGTACCTAAAAGATTTTATTCTCATACTAATTTGGCATATGACATTAGCAACTTAATTAAATTGGGGGAAAATCAGCTTTCTGTATGTGTAAAGATTAGCAAATCATTTGATGGACTTCTTACACCCATTTATATTTTCAGCATGGCAGGTGTATTTAAACTAAATGACAGCTGGCATATAGGCAAACTTCCAACTCAAGGCTGCTTTGGTAAAGATATTGAAAATGGCATTCCTTTTTATGCTGGTTTTATAAAGTACGAAAAAGATCTTCAAATGCCGTCTTTGGAAAGTGGTTTTGTAGAATTCTTTATCGAAGATAACATAGATCGGTGCGTAAGTCTTTATATAAATGATGAATTTATAGGTACAAGGTGCTGGCAGCCTTATAGGTGGAAGGTAGCTTCTGATTTACTTTCTTCAAAGAAGATAAAATTTACACTTGAAGTGTCAACTTCAATGCTACAGCTTTTTGAAGGTGAAGTGATTGAACCAAAAATGCATAAAATTAAAACAATATGAAACTTGTCAATATAAAGACTGGAGGCAGATTCGGGAATGATGCGTATTGTAGAAAAAATCAGACAAAAAAATGATAATTATCACTTCAGTCCAATACCTACAATTGTCTTTTTAGGAGACAGTGTAACCCACGGTTGTTTTGAGGTTATTGAAGGAACAAAAAGAACATTAGAAGTTGTGTGTGATTTTGAAGCTGTTTATCACAATCAATTTAAAAAAATCTTATCAATGGTATTTCCGTTTGCTCAGATTAATATAGTTAACGCAGGCATAAGCGGTGATACAGCACAAGGTGGCTCGCAAAGACTTGAAAGAGACGTTTTAAGGTTTAACCCCGACCTTGTGGTAGTTTGTTATGGATTAAATGATAGCAATAAAGGAAAAGAGTATTTGAATGAATATTTAGAAGGTTTAGCAAAAATATTTTTAGAACTTAAGAAGAATGATATCGAAGTAATCTTTTTAACTCCCAATATGAAAAACACTTATATTTCACCAGCTATAAAGAGTTTGCCTTTGATTGAGATGGCAAAATTAAATATGGAAAGTCAGATCAATGGAACGTTAGACCTTTACATAGATTCAGCTAAAGAGTTTTGCCAAAAGGAAAAGATTGTAGTTTGTGATTGTTATCAAAAATGGAAGAAACTTTACTACAGTGGGGTTGATACAACAAATCTCCTTTCAAATTTTATAAATCACCCCAGTCGCCCGATGCACAAGCTCTTTGCATGGTCATTATTTGAGACAATTATGTTTTAAAAAATTTAAATGAAAGGTGTGAGATTTTAAATGAAAATTTGCATAGTAGGCAGTAGTGGACACTATGTATATGCTTTAAGAGGAATAAAAGAAGACCCTGATGCCAAAATTGTGGGAATTTCCCCTGGATGTGAAGGAGAGAATATAGAAAAATTATTTTCTCAAGTAAATGAGATGGGATTTGCTCCTGAGGTCTATAGCAATCCTATAAGGATGTTTGAAGAACTCAAACCTGACATTGCTGTGATTAATACATTTTTTTATAAAAATTCTAAGCTTGCAATTGAAGCTATGAAAAGA includes the following:
- a CDS encoding glycosyl hydrolase, with amino-acid sequence MNINFKIKPFWFWNGKINNDEIAEQIAQMHEKGIGGFFIHPRQGLEIPYLSHEWFEKVSVAIECAKKYNMEVWLYDEYPYPSGISAGEVIAQHPEYQAFILDYKIVDAKGNEEICIEIPMSEVLLARAYKVRNNAIIWNEYIDLIDNIGIIYKEHIYQESGLTFYNRKRYFVGDNAKVLKWKAPKGEWKIFLFYQYPLKNFKYFGTFIDPLNKDAVKLFIQTTHEKYKKHLGHEFGKTIKGIFTDETAPVSVKLPWSKLLPKLFEQTYGENLIEKLPQIICLDIFDTAGSKIKYQFWKLVVDTFIESYDKQILEWCHQNNLLYVGEKPILRSSQLAFMDIPGIDAGHQKAGDIPQVVSENYRANPKIASSAAHFYKKERVLCECFHSIGWSMTMQDMKWIFDWLILQGIDMFVPHAFYYSADGLKKHDAPPSAFFQMPWWKHQKAMSEYVENIIKMIKNCKRKVDVLVVDPITSQWTCFNDRKVKEKISKDFCRIQQILLEENVDYYVIDQSLVGSLECRNQKIYYDNEKFELLIIPPVTNLEKEAYMKIKDLILKGCKVVFIGCLPFQNIEDFDVAKDISNFLGVNPMDIAKAYTTDSKLNNTVFLNSCIFIGNIEDLATKIDKICKKPVSVSYESSNDRGILCVYFENTEHDFLFIINPTNEKKICKVHLNFNADEINKIYSVPLTSQDSEEEINFENSSEKKQMVFSMDFEPFQSYLIKLEKSCVKKNNHKNNIEKRAFQYKISLEDPWKFSIESLNPLRLGRWNLKLNFNNENEQYSVTSKIPVAPKPIIDQLEEAKIAVPIKTKSFFGCPKEITLPSFEAIYTTPFFVDARDQKFWLVIEDESIKGEWFILLNGYTILPKDFVPKRFYSHTNLAYDISNLIKLGENQLSVCVKISKSFDGLLTPIYIFSMAGVFKLNDSWHIGKLPTQGCFGKDIENGIPFYAGFIKYEKDLQMPSLESGFVEFFIEDNIDRCVSLYINDEFIGTRCWQPYRWKVASDLLSSKKIKFTLEVSTSMLQLFEGEVIEPKMHKIKTI
- a CDS encoding SGNH/GDSL hydrolase family protein, giving the protein MMRIVEKIRQKNDNYHFSPIPTIVFLGDSVTHGCFEVIEGTKRTLEVVCDFEAVYHNQFKKILSMVFPFAQINIVNAGISGDTAQGGSQRLERDVLRFNPDLVVVCYGLNDSNKGKEYLNEYLEGLAKIFLELKKNDIEVIFLTPNMKNTYISPAIKSLPLIEMAKLNMESQINGTLDLYIDSAKEFCQKEKIVVCDCYQKWKKLYYSGVDTTNLLSNFINHPSRPMHKLFAWSLFETIMF